The following is a genomic window from Desulforhopalus sp..
TGGCGGCAAGGATGGCGGTGGACATCAATGGTATATCGATCCCCTTGACGGGACGGTGAACTACGCGCATGGCGTGCCGTTTTTCTGTGTATCGATTGCCTACGCGGTGGCCGGTTCGTTGACGCTTGCGGCGGTTTTTGATCCGATGCGTGGTGAGCTGTTCAGTGCCGAGCGCGGCAAAGGTGCCTGGCTCAATGGCCGACCTCTCGCCGTCAGGTCGGAAACCGAGCTTGCCCGCTCCTTACTCGTCACCGGTTTCCCCTACGATATTCGGACAACAGAGCAGAACAACCTCGATCATTTCAGCAGATTTTCGAGGATCTCACAAGGGGTGCGCCGTTTAGGGTCTGCGGCCCTCGACCTCTGCTATGTGGCCGCCGGGCGTTTTGAAGGTTATTGGGAGCTCTCCCTGAAACCCTGGGATTTGGCGGCAGGGGCCTTAATCGCTGAAGAGGCAGGGGCGACAGTTACGGCCATCAACGGCAGTAACGAATGCATGACACCGCCCTATTCGGTATTGGCCGCTGCCCCACTGATTCACGGCAAGATGCTGGAAATCCTCCTCGAATCACGCTGAATCGCCCGGAAGACTGGTCATTTCTGTCGAACTGCTGGGCAAAATGAGGTATATTCGGGGCCTTTGTTCACTCCGGTTCTTTCAGCTGCTCCTCTGCCAGGAGGCTGCAGAGGCCAGGTCATCCGCCGTCAATCCACATTTTCCAAAAGTCATGCCAGCATTGTCAACCGAGGAGTCCGTCCGTCTTAGAATTCTCAACTTCCCCCTGATCATTGGGGTGGTCTATATCCACGCTTTTTCCATCTCCATTGACTACGCGGGGGAAAGGCTTGGTGTCGAGCATGTTAACTATCTTACCGAGTTCGTACGATTGTTTATTTCTCAAGGGCTTGCCCGGATTGCGGTACCGCTGTTCTTTCTGATGTCCGGGTATTTCTTCTTCCTCGGTTTCACCTGGTCCTGGCAGGGCTATGTGCAAAAACTGACTGTCAGGATAAAGACCCTGCTGGCACCCTACCTATTTTGGACAAGTCTCATCTTTGCCGTCAGCTTTCTCGGTCACTCCAGCCCGGCTGTCGCAGCATATTTTCCTGAATTCAAGCAGTTGCTGGACAATTTCTCCGTCTATGTCCTGCTCAACAGCATGTTTGGCTTGACCTGGGTGCCCGAGGCTTACCATTTCTGGTTTATACGTGATCTTATCTACTTGATGGTTCTGAGTCCATTGATTGTGGTGGTGCTGCGATATGCCGCCTGGCCGTTTTTCATCGCGATCTTTTGGCTGTGGATTACCGCCAACTGGTCGATTTACACCCCCGATGTGGTGGGGGTGCTGTTTTTTTCCTTTGGCGGATATATGGGTATGAAAAGGAAAAGCCTTTTTATCCTGGATAGATATGGCGCGTGGTTTGTGGCCGCCTATATCATCATCCTGGCTGTCGATGTGATCTGGTATACAGCCCCTTTCAACCTTTGTCTGCACCGCTGCGGCATCGTCGTCGGTCTGGTTGCAACGCTCTTTATCACCAAACGGATCCTCGCCCATAAACGATTGACAGACAGCCTGCTATGGCTCAGCGGGTCGAGTTTTTTCGTTTACGCGGCCCATGAGCCTCTCCTTGGCATCATCCGTACAATCGCCTTCCAGTATTCTCCCGTACAACTACCCTACACCATGCTCCTGATATACCTGCTCGTCCCTCTTGCGGTCATTGCCTCTCTGGTGTGGCTGCATAATGTTCTCGGTGCATGTTTCCCGAATGCCCTGAAAGTGGTCACCGGCGGCAGGTAAGCAGGGTCTTTCCGGCGATAGGCAGCAGTCGGCTACCAGCCGAACTCCGCCAGTTGATAGAGAAAGAGGGTGATGCAGACAAAAAACACCACTCCCATTACGCAGGTCGCGATAGCACTTGGGATAGTTTCCTTAATCCAGGAGTGGATTCTCCTTCGCATCCGCCGCAGGTGGCTTTCGTAGCCGTCGTCTAAGACCGAACTGAAGAACTGACTGAACAGAACCTGATTGATGCTTCCCGAATTCTCTTTCATGAGACTCCTCCCTTATAGTGTCGTGGTCATTCACAAGAAATACATGCACGTTTTTGCGTATATTATCTTTGATAAGTGACGTATCCCGTTTATCGGGTTTATGGGGAGTATAACTGGGAAGGGGTATCACAGAGCGAGCCCCCCTCTTTATTTTTTGTAATAATGAAAAAAAGAGGGAGACTACTGTTTAATGCAGTTCTTTGGCGGGAATCGTCAGGAGGGCTTCCAGCTCTTTTTTATCAAACAGATAGGATTGTCGGCAGAATTCACAGCATACCTCAGCGCCGCCTTCTTTTTCCAGAAGATCGCTGATCTCTTCCCGGCCAAGGGAAAAGAGAGCACTTTGCATCTTGGCGCGGGTGCAGCTGCACTGGTAGTACAGGTCGCTGCTGCCGGTTTTTCGGTGTGGTATGTCCTGGAAGAGCACCGAGAGGATATCGCTCGGGCTTTTTCCCTCGCACAGAAGAGTAGAGAGGGGAGGCATGGTTGCGATTTGGTTTTCGATCCGCGCCAGCAGCGGTTCATCGGCCGGAGGCAGCGATTGGATAAGAAAACCTCCGGCAGCCGCAATTGTCCCATCTCTATTGAGGCGTGTGGCAAGGCCAATCGCCGATGGGGTTTGTTCCGATTGGGTCAGGTAATAGGCAAGGTCCTCACCGATTTCGCTGGTGTAGAGCTGGATGGTCCCGGGATATTTGGTGTTGCAGCCGATGTCTTTGACTACAGTAAGAAAACCCGCTCGGCCAAGGCCCGAGGCGACGTCAATACGGCCATTGGCCAGTGGAGTCTCGCCATGCGGATTGGCGACGTAACCACGCACCCAACCCGCCGACCCCGCTTCGGTGATGATTTTTCGAAGCGGGCCGTTTCCTTCGAATTTGAGCAGGACGCTTTGGTCATCCTTCAGGAGCGCCGCGAGCAAGGCGGCCCCGGTCAGGGCCCGACCGAGTGCGGTGGCGGCGAGTGGTCCGACGTCGTGCCTTTTACAGGCCTCGGCCACGAGTGTGGTGGTTGTACAGGCAACACCAAAGAAATTGCCCGCTTCGGAGATAACTCGTTCGATAAGGTCGGCCATGGCGATAGAGAAGATGCTGATAATTTGAAGAATCCCCTTTGGTTGTCTGGGGCAGCGATAAAGAAATGTGCTGTCACTATAGCACGGAAGGCGCCGCAGGGAAACATGCGCGCAGACAAATCCGGCGAACCTGCCGTATTGTACCGCTTTAACCGGCCAGAGGGCCGGAGGGTATTGCCTTCGAGCAGCAGTCAAAAAGTTCACGTTTACGTGCCAGTCAGAAAAGAGTAGAATACCCCGCCAACCAGTATCCCTCCAATAACCTCATGATCAGGAGTAAAACTATGCGAATATTTGTTCTCTTTACATTGTTATTGATGAGTATGCCGGCATACGCCAAGGAAATCGCCGGGGTGATGGTCAACGACACTGTGCAGACTGAAGACGGCACGACCTTGCTGTTGAATGGTGCCGGAATCAGATCAAAATTTTTCGTCGATGTGTATATTGCTGAGCTGTATCTGGAAAAACCATCGGCGATAGCGGCTGAGGTGATTGCAGCCAAGGCAAAAAAGAGAATCGTTATGCATTTCCTGCATAGTGAAGTAAGTAAAGATAAGTTGGTGAGCGCTTGGAATGATGGATTTAAGGATAATAGCAGCGCAGAGGAGCTTGCTACCTTGCAGGAAAGAATCAACCAGTTCAACGCCCTTTTTGTCGATGTGAAAAAAGGCGATATCATCACCCTCGATTACGCTCAGGCGACCGGTACGGTTGTAGCACTCAATGGACAGAAAAAAGGGACTATTCAAGGCAACGATTTCAATGATGCCCTTCTGAAAATTTGGCTGGGAGAGAAACCGGTTAACAGCGGCTTGAAGGACAGTCTTCTCAGCTACAAGAAATAAACAGGCAGGTTTTAACCTGGAGGATCGGCAGATTATACCTTCACTACCAGGTCTTTCATCTCGGGAATTTAACGCTTAAACCGCAAAATGCCGAGTTTTTCACTCCTTGAATGGACTATTGGTAGCTGATGGAAGTATTGGCCGCAGCATTGCCTTTTGGGAAGGTCGTCGGAGCCTTTGTCCTGATGTTGATCGGGATCAGGAATAAGCTTGGCCTCTCCCTATCCATCCTGCTCGGCGGGGCATTTCTGGGGCTGGTCTTCGGCCTGTCGATTGGCGATTGGTTTAGGGTAAGTGCGACCGCTTTGGTGCAGGAGAAGTTTCTCCTCCTGATTGCCATTGTCGGCGCTATACTTGTCCTGTCCGATGGGCTGGAGAAGTCTGGCCAGTCGACACGGCTCATGACCGCATTATCGGGATATCTTGTCAGGCCGCGCCTGCGGCTGATTTTTTTTCCGGCTCTGATCGGTCTTTTGCCGATGCCCGGCGGCGCGGTGTTTTCCGCCCCGATGGTTAAGGCCGTTAGTACTGGGATGCAGCTCACCGGCGTTGAACAGGCCATCATTAACCACTGGTTCAGGCATGTTTGGGAGATGGCCTGGCCGCTGTATCCTGGAATAATCTTGACTGTGGCCCTTGCTGATATCCCAATCGGCGATCTGATTGTCAGATCGTGGCCCGGGGTGGTCGCCATGTTTGCGATCGGTTGGTATTTTTTTCTCAGGGCGGAGGTGTTGAAGCCATCGAGCCTCGAGGGTACGACCCAATCCTCGGGCAGAAGTGGCCGAACGGCCATCAAGGAAGGACTGCCACTCATCATTGCCATTGTTGGTGCGGTCGGCATGGAGAGCCTTCTCCCTGGGCTGGCTCCGACAATTCCCTTTGAATGGGGGGTCATTGGCGCCCTGCTGCTTGCCATCGCCAGCAATATGGTGCGAAACCGGCTGGGAATGCGGTTCCTGTACGAGGTGCTGCGGAAGAAGAGCCTATGGTCAATGTTGATGGTGATCGCCGCCATCTTCATTTTCAAAGATGTGATGGGGGCCGCCGGGATTGTGACCGAAATGGCCGCTGGGGCCGGTGGCGGGGTGGCGCTCTTTGCTGCAGCGGTTTTTCTGCCTTTTCTAGTGGGTGCCGTGTCCGGTGTTACCGTTGCCTATGTCGGTGCCACATTTCCTCTGTTGATCGGGTTGCTGCAGTCGCTGGGCATGGAGCAGAACATCATTCCCTTTCTCGTCCTCGGTCTATTTTCCGGATTTACCGGGGTAATGATTTCTCCCCTCCATATCTGTTTTGTCCTGACCTGCAGCTATTTTGAAACGGAACTTGTGCGTACTTGGAAGAGGCTGGTGGCACCCTGTGCCTGCTTTGCACTCTCCGGCGTCGGTCTTTTCTGGTGGCTGTTAGATTGATCCGGGCGGTTTATCTCAACCTAGGAACCAATTGCTTCGGCTGCCCATAGCACGGTGATTCAGCCTGCCGTTTCAGGCAGGTGTTCCCTGGCGAGCCACCGCCGACGAGAGTCTGGACGCCCGTCCGACCTTAGAGTTCGGATACCCCGGAAGGAATGAGGCAGATAAAAACAAAGTCCTCGCCACCGGCGTTCATGAATTGATGTTCCTCGTTGCCGGGAATGAAAAGCACTGTTCCGCTGCTGACCTCCCGCCATTCACCGTTCTGATAAGCCTTCCCCTTGCCAGAGTGGATGAAGATCTCGTGTTCCCATGCGTGCTTATGTCTTGGGGTAAAACCACCGGGTGCAACGGTAAAGACGCGCATACAGAAATTTTCGGCGCTGTCGGCTTTGCCGATAACGACTCGGCCGGTAACTCCTTTCACTGTTTCGGTATCAAATCGTTGAGCGGGACAATCTTGGTAATTGGCGATTTTCATGGTTAGTTATCGGGTGATTATTTATCTGTTCCTGCATCTTGATCAACCTCAATTACATAATAGACCAAAAAAGTCTGAATGCAACGAGAAGGTGGTAATGAGACATAAGTACGCCCCAAGCGCATTGTACAAGTGGCTAATAGCAGGAAATTTTCGCAAACACTCTATTTCAAGGAATATCTGCCAGCCGCTAGGTTCTATTTCGAGTCGACCAGTGAGAGGATCAGGGAGGCAAGCTGGTTGGTGAATCAAAAAGTGTCGTTGTGCGTTTTGTGCAGAGATTCCGGTAACTTTTTGAATTTTAAAAAGTATTCCATAAATTCTTGTTTTTTTATCGTTTGTTGGTCGAATTTTTCTTGAGGTTTACGGGGAATTTCTTGTTGATTTTCTGGGAGAGTTGTGTATTTCTTTGGCTCTTGAATCACTTGCTAGAAAGGTTGGTCCGGTTTTGCAACACGTACGCCCACGCTGCACATTCTGAGTGTTGAGGGCCTGGCAGATTATTTACATGGAGAATTAGCCGAACGATATGAATGATCTCTCGACGAAATACCTTGGGCTGGATTTGAAAAACCCGATTATTGTCGGCAGTTGCGGATTTACCAATAGTCTTACCAAGATTAAGGAGCTTGCGGATAACCAGGCAGGAGCGATCGTCCTGAAATCTCTTTTTGAAGAACAGATTCAGGCAGAATATTCTGCAAATTTGAAAAGTTACACTGCTGATTACCCAGGGGCTTCCGATTATATCCGGGAGTACACCCGGGGCAATGAAGTTGAAGCCTATCTCAAGCTCATTGCCGAGGCCAAGAAGGCTGTTCAGATTCCCATCATTGCCAGCATTAACTGTGTATCGGCCAACGAATGGGTGTCTTTCGCCAAAGCGGTCGAGCAAGAGGGTGCCGATGCCATCGAACTCAATGTCTCCCTGCTTCCTTCGAATCCTAAAATTACCAGTGCCGACAACGAAAAAAAATACGCAGAAATCATTAACTGCATAGGCGAATTAGTTTCGATCCCTCTTGCTTTAAAGATGAGTCATTATTCGGCATCGCTTGCTAACCTCATCCAAAAACTGAGCTGGATCAAGAAGGTCGGCGGATTTGTCCTTTTCAACCGCTACTACACGCCGGATATTGATATCGAGAAAATGGTCGTCAAGTCGGCAGAAATGTTCAGTAATCCCAGTGAGGGCTGCAATTCTCTGCGCTGGATTGCCCTGATGTACGGTCACATTGACAAAGACCTGGTGGCATCCACCGGAGTTCATGACAGTGAAGGCCTGGTCAAGCAGCTACTTGCCGGGGCAACTGCCGTTCAGGTCGTATCAACCATCTATAAAAATGGCGTTGGCCAGATCCCGGCTATGCTAGCGGGTCTTGACGAGTGGATGACCCGGAAATCATATACCAACCTTACTGAATTCCGCGGCAAACTCAGTTACGAAAAGGCGGCAGATCCTGCAGTCTTTGAGCGCACTCAGTTTATGAAATACTATGGCGGGATATCCTGATCAAATTACTCTGAAGGGGTTTTCCCACATAGGCAACACAAGGAAATATCTACTCTTCCTCATCATTGCTACCATCGGATATTTATGAAATCGTTGCTGACATTTCCCAAAGGCGGGATCCATCCACCCGAATGCAAGGCCCAGACCCAAAGCTTGGGTATAGAAATTATGCCTGTGCCCGATGAACTGGAGTTGATCCTCGGACAACATATCGGTGCTCCGTGCCAACCAACGGTCGCCAAGCGCGAGGAGATCGTAGAGGGCGGCTTGATTGGCGAGGTGCTTAAGGGATTAGGGGTGCCCCTTCATGCACCGGTTGCGGGAAAGGTCAAGGATATCGGCAGCTCGGTACATCCGGTGCGGGTAAGTGTGCCGTCCATCACCCTGACGGTCAACCGTGAGGCAGAGGCGACACACTATGAGAAGGAAGCTTGGCAAGGCCTTGATAGTGCAGAGTTGCTGGCCAGGGTTCATAACGGAGGAATTATCGGCATCGGCGGCGCTGGATTTCCGACCCATGTGAAACTGAAGCCACCGGCCAATTCGCCGGTCGATACCCTGATTCTCAATGGTGCCGAATGTGAGCCGTACATCACCGCCGATCATCGGGCGATGCTCGAATATTCTGAGGAGATTGTCGAGGGATCGAAGATCATCCTGAAAATTCTCGGAATAAAGGAATGCCACATTGGTATTGAAAACAACAAACCTGATGCGATCCAGGCAATGACCCAGGCAGCTGAAAAGGCCTCCAGCCCGGATGCCTCCGTCAAGGTTCGCACCCTCCAAGTGAAATATCCGCAAGGCTCGGAGAAACAGCTCATTCACGCCGTCACCGGCAGAAAGGTTCCGGCAATGGC
Proteins encoded in this region:
- a CDS encoding inositol monophosphatase; the encoded protein is MESQPVLADVQQLVRQAGEILASGYEQEHQLAFKGEIDLVTEIDHRSEEFLVGELRKKFPGHQVLAEEGGGKDGGGHQWYIDPLDGTVNYAHGVPFFCVSIAYAVAGSLTLAAVFDPMRGELFSAERGKGAWLNGRPLAVRSETELARSLLVTGFPYDIRTTEQNNLDHFSRFSRISQGVRRLGSAALDLCYVAAGRFEGYWELSLKPWDLAAGALIAEEAGATVTAINGSNECMTPPYSVLAAAPLIHGKMLEILLESR
- a CDS encoding acyltransferase, with the protein product MPALSTEESVRLRILNFPLIIGVVYIHAFSISIDYAGERLGVEHVNYLTEFVRLFISQGLARIAVPLFFLMSGYFFFLGFTWSWQGYVQKLTVRIKTLLAPYLFWTSLIFAVSFLGHSSPAVAAYFPEFKQLLDNFSVYVLLNSMFGLTWVPEAYHFWFIRDLIYLMVLSPLIVVVLRYAAWPFFIAIFWLWITANWSIYTPDVVGVLFFSFGGYMGMKRKSLFILDRYGAWFVAAYIIILAVDVIWYTAPFNLCLHRCGIVVGLVATLFITKRILAHKRLTDSLLWLSGSSFFVYAAHEPLLGIIRTIAFQYSPVQLPYTMLLIYLLVPLAVIASLVWLHNVLGACFPNALKVVTGGR
- the hslO gene encoding Hsp33 family molecular chaperone HslO, which codes for MTAARRQYPPALWPVKAVQYGRFAGFVCAHVSLRRLPCYSDSTFLYRCPRQPKGILQIISIFSIAMADLIERVISEAGNFFGVACTTTTLVAEACKRHDVGPLAATALGRALTGAALLAALLKDDQSVLLKFEGNGPLRKIITEAGSAGWVRGYVANPHGETPLANGRIDVASGLGRAGFLTVVKDIGCNTKYPGTIQLYTSEIGEDLAYYLTQSEQTPSAIGLATRLNRDGTIAAAGGFLIQSLPPADEPLLARIENQIATMPPLSTLLCEGKSPSDILSVLFQDIPHRKTGSSDLYYQCSCTRAKMQSALFSLGREEISDLLEKEGGAEVCCEFCRQSYLFDKKELEALLTIPAKELH
- a CDS encoding chalcone isomerase family protein; translated protein: MRIFVLFTLLLMSMPAYAKEIAGVMVNDTVQTEDGTTLLLNGAGIRSKFFVDVYIAELYLEKPSAIAAEVIAAKAKKRIVMHFLHSEVSKDKLVSAWNDGFKDNSSAEELATLQERINQFNALFVDVKKGDIITLDYAQATGTVVALNGQKKGTIQGNDFNDALLKIWLGEKPVNSGLKDSLLSYKK
- a CDS encoding DUF401 family protein, with translation MEVLAAALPFGKVVGAFVLMLIGIRNKLGLSLSILLGGAFLGLVFGLSIGDWFRVSATALVQEKFLLLIAIVGAILVLSDGLEKSGQSTRLMTALSGYLVRPRLRLIFFPALIGLLPMPGGAVFSAPMVKAVSTGMQLTGVEQAIINHWFRHVWEMAWPLYPGIILTVALADIPIGDLIVRSWPGVVAMFAIGWYFFLRAEVLKPSSLEGTTQSSGRSGRTAIKEGLPLIIAIVGAVGMESLLPGLAPTIPFEWGVIGALLLAIASNMVRNRLGMRFLYEVLRKKSLWSMLMVIAAIFIFKDVMGAAGIVTEMAAGAGGGVALFAAAVFLPFLVGAVSGVTVAYVGATFPLLIGLLQSLGMEQNIIPFLVLGLFSGFTGVMISPLHICFVLTCSYFETELVRTWKRLVAPCACFALSGVGLFWWLLD
- a CDS encoding cupin domain-containing protein gives rise to the protein MKIANYQDCPAQRFDTETVKGVTGRVVIGKADSAENFCMRVFTVAPGGFTPRHKHAWEHEIFIHSGKGKAYQNGEWREVSSGTVLFIPGNEEHQFMNAGGEDFVFICLIPSGVSEL
- a CDS encoding dihydroorotate dehydrogenase-like protein, with translation MNDLSTKYLGLDLKNPIIVGSCGFTNSLTKIKELADNQAGAIVLKSLFEEQIQAEYSANLKSYTADYPGASDYIREYTRGNEVEAYLKLIAEAKKAVQIPIIASINCVSANEWVSFAKAVEQEGADAIELNVSLLPSNPKITSADNEKKYAEIINCIGELVSIPLALKMSHYSASLANLIQKLSWIKKVGGFVLFNRYYTPDIDIEKMVVKSAEMFSNPSEGCNSLRWIALMYGHIDKDLVASTGVHDSEGLVKQLLAGATAVQVVSTIYKNGVGQIPAMLAGLDEWMTRKSYTNLTEFRGKLSYEKAADPAVFERTQFMKYYGGIS
- the rsxC gene encoding electron transport complex subunit RsxC encodes the protein MKSLLTFPKGGIHPPECKAQTQSLGIEIMPVPDELELILGQHIGAPCQPTVAKREEIVEGGLIGEVLKGLGVPLHAPVAGKVKDIGSSVHPVRVSVPSITLTVNREAEATHYEKEAWQGLDSAELLARVHNGGIIGIGGAGFPTHVKLKPPANSPVDTLILNGAECEPYITADHRAMLEYSEEIVEGSKIILKILGIKECHIGIENNKPDAIQAMTQAAEKASSPDASVKVRTLQVKYPQGSEKQLIHAVTGRKVPAMALPSAVGVVVQNVSTAKAIYDAVVYRKPLYEKVITVAGKGIGRPANLLVKIGTKVSDIVEYLGGTQPGLTKIILGGPMMGFAVSNLDVPVTKTTSAVLFLTEDEVDTKPHSQCIRCGWCLEACPMGLEPKEIALHVEANKAEATEPFGVFDCFECGSCAYVCPAKRPLVQFVRLAKMKAKRP